CGATGGTGAACCCCGCCAGCCCGCCGAGGATCAGTCGGCGGCGGCCCAGCCGATCCCCGAGCCGCCCCGCGACTGGCTGCAACGAGGCCATCGAGATCAGGTACGCCGTCACCAGCCAGCTGGTGGCTGCCGCGCCCGCGCCAAGCTCGGTGGTGATGGCCGGCAGGGCCACGGCGATCATCGTCGAGTTGAGCGGCGCGAGGACCGCCCCCAGGGCGACCGTCGTCAGCAGCAGCGACTCGGCGCGCAGAGAGCCGGCGTGAGATGACTCGGCGTGGGGTGGCTGGTCTCTTCCGGGATCTGACGCTCGAACCATCCTGCCTCTCCCCGCGCACCCAGGCTGCTACCAGGAAGGTCCGTCGGCTTTCCGGTGGGTCAATTGTCGAGCATGGCCCTCCTGGACCTGCAACCGCCGCGAGCCAGGGCGGGTTTCACCGTCTATGAACAGCACCGACACGCGCGCAGCACCAGGTTCAGGCTTCACCGTCTTCGAGACCGCCATCGGCTGGTGCGGCATCGCCTGGGGGCCGGGTGGCATCGCCGGGGTCCAGTTGCCGGAGTCAGATCGCGAGCGGACGCTGGCCCGGCTGCAGCGGCGGTTCCCGTCCTGGCGTCAGGCTGCCCCACCGCCGGAGGTCCAGCAGGCGATGGATGGGGTCGTCAGCCTGCTGCGCGGCGAGCAGCCAGACCTTGCCGCCGTCTCGCTGGACATGGCCGCCGTGCCCGCGTTCAACCAGCGCGTCTACGGTGTGGCGCGCAGCATCCCGCCCGGCCAGACGCTGACCTACGGCGAGATCGCCGCGCGCCTGGGCGAGCCGAGGCTGGCGCGCGAAGTCGGGCAGGCGTTGGGGCAGAATCCGTTCGCCATCCTGGTGCCGTGTCACCGGGTGGTGGCGGCCGGCGGCAAGACCGGCGGCTTCTCCGCGCGGGGCGGCGTGGCGACCAAGCTGCGGATGCTGGCGCTCGAAGGCGCAGCCACTCCGCAGTTGCTGCCGCTGTTCGACTGACCGCGACGGTGTTCCGCCTCACCGACCGGGCATCCGTTACCGTAGCGCCGGGGCTTGCGATCGTCACGTTGCTCGCCTGAGCTGGCGTGGAGTTGCTACCCTCCCGCTGACCGCTGCAGCGGGGAGGCGACCCCATGACCGCGAGCATCCTGCCCGCCGACTCCGAGCTGTTCCGGGTGCTGGACGGCGTCGTCCGTGAGCGCCGGTGCGTCTTCTTCGCGGGGTTGCCGGGCGTCGGGAAGAGCCTCCTGCTCCAGCAGCAGGCGATCCTGGCGCAGGAGGCCGGGCGGGTCGTGCATCGGCTGCAGTGGGACGTAGCACGCAGCCCGTTCGAGACGGCGGAGCTGCTCGCGCGGTATCCCGAGACGGACGGCGTCACCCATGCCGTCATCCGGAAGGCGGCCGGCCTGTGGGCGCGCGACGCCCTGGCTTCCTGGGATGCCGCGTACCCCGAGCCACATCACCTGCTGATCGGCGAGGCGCCGTTGATCGGGAATCGGCTGATCGAGCTGGTGCAGCCACGGGATGACGGCGTCGAGGGGCTGCTGGCCGGCGACGCGAGCCTGTTCCTGATCCCCGTGCCCTCGCGCGAGGTCCGCCAGCAGATCGAGTCGGCGCGGGTCCGCGACATGGCAGACCCAGCCCACGAGCGCGAGCGCGCCAATGCCGTCCCCACGCTGGTGCAATC
This is a stretch of genomic DNA from Chloroflexota bacterium. It encodes these proteins:
- a CDS encoding methylated-DNA--[protein]-cysteine S-methyltransferase; translated protein: MNSTDTRAAPGSGFTVFETAIGWCGIAWGPGGIAGVQLPESDRERTLARLQRRFPSWRQAAPPPEVQQAMDGVVSLLRGEQPDLAAVSLDMAAVPAFNQRVYGVARSIPPGQTLTYGEIAARLGEPRLAREVGQALGQNPFAILVPCHRVVAAGGKTGGFSARGGVATKLRMLALEGAATPQLLPLFD
- a CDS encoding ATP-binding protein is translated as MTASILPADSELFRVLDGVVRERRCVFFAGLPGVGKSLLLQQQAILAQEAGRVVHRLQWDVARSPFETAELLARYPETDGVTHAVIRKAAGLWARDALASWDAAYPEPHHLLIGEAPLIGNRLIELVQPRDDGVEGLLAGDASLFLIPVPSREVRQQIESARVRDMADPAHERERANAVPTLVQSLWEDVANVGTALGLPEAAGLASTEAAGLGPADSAPSRPFDPDLYGAVYLRLLRHRVAVLLPITAVLPVQASVYAGLDAVHELMPTPDEVAREVSRVAARPAADVEREVEDWFRV